From a region of the Sander lucioperca isolate FBNREF2018 chromosome 8, SLUC_FBN_1.2, whole genome shotgun sequence genome:
- the LOC116047252 gene encoding atypical chemokine receptor 3-like: MSLSTSDLEDLWESLGDLNFSEAFSNITSVDAMVCATAFNRNALLYSMCVLYTFIFIIGLAANALVLWVNIRAQRDSTPRHETHMYIAHLAVADLCVCATLPVWVSSLAQHGHWPFGEVACKLTHLLFSVNLFGSIFFLACMSVDRYLSVSQHGDNEGGARRKLIRRGACVGVWLLALVASLPDTYFLRTVKSAHGDTMLCRPVYPGENPREWMVGVQLSFILLGFVLPFPVIAVFYALLARAFTRSSSSSPSSTVEQERRVSRRVILAYIVVFLGCWGPYHVVLLVDALSQLGLVRLTCGLENVIYVALHLTQCLSLLHCCFNPILYNFINRNYRYDLMKAFIFKYSTRTGLARLIDASNMSETEYSAVAVDNPPQI, from the coding sequence ATGAGTCTGAGCACCAGTGATCTGGAGGACCTTTGGGAGTCGTTGGGGGACCTCAACTTCTCAGAAGCCTTTAGCAACATAACCAGCGTGGATGCAATGGTGTGTGCCACGGCTTTCAACCGCAACGCTCTGCTCTACTCCATGTGTGTCCTCTACACTTTTATCTTCATAATCGGTCTTGCTGCTAACGCTCTGGTCCTCTGGGTAAACATCCGTGCACAAAGAGATTCCACCCCTCGCCATGAGACACACATGTACATCGCCCATCTGGCAGTCGCAGACCTATGTGTGTGCGCCACCCTGCCTGTGTGGGTGAGCTCGCTGGCCCAGCATGGCCACTGGCCCTTTGGTGAGGTGGCGTGTAAACTCACACACCTTCTGTTCTCCGTCAACCTCTTTGGCAGCATCTTCTTCCTGGCCTGCATGAGCGTTGACCGCTACCTAAGCGTGTCGCAGCACGGAGACAACGAGGGAGGGGCGCGCAGGAAGCTAATCCGTCGTGGAGCTTGTGTAGGGGTGTGGCTTCTGGCTCTGGTCGCCTCCCTGCCAGACACCTACTTCCTGCGTACTGTGAAGTCAGCACATGGGGACACCATGCTGTGCAGGCCTGTGTACCCGGGTGAAAACCCCAGGGAGTGGATGGTGGGCGTGCAGCTGAGCTTCATCTTGCTGGGCTTTGTTCTCCCCTTCCCTGTCATTGCAGTGTTCTACGCCCTGCTAGCCAGAGCTTTTACCcgctcctcttcttcttcaccctctTCCACAGTGGAGCAGGAGCGTCGTGTGAGCCGCAGGGTGATCCTGGCATACATCGTGGTGTTTCTGGGCTGCTGGGGGCCCTACCACGTTGTCCTCTTGGTTGATGCCCTGTCTCAGCTGGGTCTGGTGCGTCTGACCTGTGGCCTGGAGAATGTGATCTATGTGGCCTTACACCTCACCCAGTGCCTGTCCTTGCTCCACTGCTGTTTTAACCCCATCCTCTACAACTTCATCAACAGAAACTACCGCTATGACCTCATGAAGGCCTTCATCTTTAAATACTCCACGAGGACAGGCTTGGCACGCCTCATTGATGCTTCCAACATGTCTGAGACTGAGTACTCTGCTGTAGCTGTAGACAACCCACCACAGATCTGA